A genomic region of Candidatus Dormiibacterota bacterium contains the following coding sequences:
- a CDS encoding error-prone DNA polymerase, which yields MYAELHVSSNFTFLAGASHPEELIERAAELGLAGIALTDRDGLYGAVRFAVHARSCGIDAIIGSELTFEEGGRIVLLVEDDMGYANLCELISRAQLRGSKGDARLRIEDLEGRSGGLVALVGGEHATRKRVLVLRDRFPAALYLELQRHFTQEEERRTARLFALARALHLPVVATNGVAYARKDDALLADVLACIRETTTLEQARAENRLRPNAEYHLKSARAMRRLFADCPQAVDATIEIAHRCAFRLGRIVGQFPLFPVAQGTTPHAYLRELVARGAAERYGMPLRSEVERQLEYELGIIAKMDLAGYFLIVWDIVRAAHELGVLCQGRGSAANSAVCYVLGITAVDPIGMKLLFERFMSEERHEIPDIDIDFAHQDRERVIQYVYERYGRTNAAMTAEVITYGGRSALRDVAKAFGVTLQDVEALARDYASGEALPEPLASFCTRMRAFPRHMGIHSGGMVITRDPLVRVAPVEWATMRDRTIVQLDKDDLQELGLIKIDLLGLGMLSLLREAFALHNRYAREGREGEERASASETLAARHPRLAPAAQPPLALHTIPPDDPETYAMIQRADTIGVFQIESRAQQSMLPRMKPACFYDLVMQVAIIRPGPIQGQMIHPFLRRRSGLEPVTYPHPKLKAVLERTLGVPLFQEQGMRMAIEAAGFTPGEADVLRRAMGHKRSRERMGAIRDRLVNGMTANGIDLAAAEQLFHMLEGFADYGFPESHAASFALLAYASAYVKCHFPAIFAAAILNVQPMGFYSTEVLVNDAKRHGVAVKPVEVNASEYWSHVERDGALRLGFHLVRGLGEAQRARLEAALRGGGFCDLVDFTRRTQLEKEAIENLAVAGAFAPWFASRREAMWALRALDEREARGALGKLMDVEEPQVAFAALDSKQSAAFDLWSTGVTPKGQAVEHFRAQLERLRVIPAARLSEMPRNLLCRVGGLVITRQRPGTAKGFVFLTLEDETGLVNVIVRPDVYERYRREIHTSPMLVVEGKLQREGGCIDLLARTVRSFDSEGVVDGVQAHDFR from the coding sequence ATGTATGCCGAACTCCACGTTTCCTCGAACTTCACGTTTCTCGCGGGAGCCTCGCATCCCGAAGAGTTGATCGAGCGCGCCGCCGAGCTCGGTTTGGCGGGGATCGCGCTCACCGATCGCGACGGGCTCTACGGTGCGGTACGCTTTGCCGTGCACGCACGATCCTGTGGCATCGACGCCATCATCGGCAGCGAGCTGACCTTCGAGGAGGGCGGACGCATCGTATTGCTCGTCGAGGACGATATGGGATACGCGAATCTTTGCGAGCTGATCTCGCGTGCGCAGCTCCGCGGCAGCAAAGGCGACGCGCGCTTACGCATCGAGGATCTGGAAGGGAGGAGCGGCGGGCTCGTCGCGCTCGTCGGAGGCGAGCACGCAACGCGCAAGCGCGTACTCGTGCTGCGCGACCGATTCCCGGCAGCGCTCTATCTCGAGCTGCAACGCCACTTCACGCAAGAGGAGGAGCGCCGCACTGCCCGGCTGTTTGCGCTGGCGCGCGCGCTGCACCTTCCCGTCGTTGCGACGAACGGCGTTGCGTACGCGCGCAAAGACGACGCGCTGCTCGCCGATGTGCTCGCATGCATCAGGGAAACGACGACGCTGGAGCAGGCGCGTGCAGAGAACCGCCTGCGTCCGAATGCCGAATATCACCTCAAATCGGCGCGCGCGATGCGTCGTCTCTTCGCCGATTGCCCGCAGGCCGTCGACGCGACCATCGAAATCGCGCATCGCTGTGCGTTCCGTCTGGGGCGTATCGTGGGGCAGTTCCCGCTTTTTCCCGTTGCGCAAGGCACGACGCCGCACGCGTATCTGCGCGAACTCGTCGCACGCGGGGCGGCGGAACGCTACGGTATGCCGCTGCGCTCGGAGGTGGAGCGCCAATTGGAATACGAGCTCGGCATCATCGCAAAGATGGATCTCGCCGGCTATTTCCTCATCGTCTGGGATATCGTGCGCGCCGCGCACGAGCTCGGCGTGCTCTGCCAAGGTCGAGGATCCGCTGCGAACTCCGCAGTCTGCTACGTGCTCGGCATCACCGCCGTGGATCCGATTGGAATGAAGTTGCTCTTCGAGCGCTTCATGTCCGAAGAGCGGCACGAGATTCCCGACATCGACATCGACTTCGCGCATCAGGATCGCGAGCGCGTCATCCAGTACGTGTACGAGCGTTACGGCCGGACGAATGCCGCGATGACGGCGGAGGTCATCACCTACGGCGGTCGCTCCGCCCTCCGCGATGTCGCCAAGGCGTTCGGTGTCACGCTTCAGGACGTTGAGGCCCTCGCTCGCGACTATGCGTCGGGAGAGGCACTGCCCGAACCGCTTGCGAGCTTCTGTACGAGGATGCGTGCGTTTCCGCGCCACATGGGCATTCACTCCGGCGGCATGGTGATCACGCGCGATCCGCTCGTGCGCGTTGCGCCGGTGGAGTGGGCGACGATGCGCGATCGCACGATCGTGCAATTGGACAAGGACGATCTGCAAGAGCTCGGCCTCATCAAGATCGACTTGCTCGGCTTGGGCATGCTCTCGTTATTACGCGAAGCCTTCGCACTGCATAACCGATACGCTCGAGAAGGTCGCGAGGGAGAGGAGCGTGCGTCGGCATCGGAGACGCTCGCCGCTCGTCATCCAAGACTCGCTCCTGCTGCGCAGCCTCCTCTTGCGCTGCATACGATTCCCCCCGACGATCCCGAGACGTACGCAATGATTCAGCGGGCCGATACGATCGGCGTCTTCCAGATCGAATCGCGCGCGCAACAGTCGATGCTCCCGCGCATGAAGCCGGCCTGCTTCTACGACCTCGTGATGCAGGTTGCGATCATTCGTCCGGGGCCGATTCAAGGGCAGATGATCCATCCATTTCTGCGCCGGCGCTCGGGGCTGGAGCCGGTGACGTATCCTCATCCCAAGCTCAAAGCGGTGCTCGAGCGCACGCTCGGCGTGCCGCTCTTTCAAGAACAAGGCATGCGCATGGCGATCGAAGCCGCCGGCTTCACGCCGGGCGAAGCCGACGTGCTTCGGCGCGCGATGGGGCACAAGCGCTCGCGCGAGCGCATGGGCGCAATTCGGGACCGTTTGGTGAACGGCATGACCGCAAACGGTATCGACCTCGCAGCCGCCGAGCAGCTCTTTCACATGCTTGAGGGTTTTGCGGATTACGGATTTCCGGAATCGCATGCGGCGAGCTTCGCGTTGCTCGCCTACGCGTCGGCATATGTAAAATGCCATTTCCCCGCGATCTTTGCGGCGGCGATTCTCAATGTGCAGCCGATGGGATTCTATTCAACGGAAGTGCTCGTCAACGACGCCAAGCGTCATGGCGTCGCCGTCAAGCCGGTGGAAGTAAACGCAAGCGAGTACTGGTCGCACGTCGAGAGAGACGGCGCGTTGCGTCTGGGATTCCATCTCGTGCGCGGGCTCGGCGAAGCGCAGCGCGCGCGGCTCGAGGCGGCGCTGCGCGGCGGCGGCTTTTGCGATCTCGTCGATTTCACGCGCCGGACGCAACTCGAAAAGGAGGCGATCGAGAACCTCGCCGTCGCCGGAGCGTTCGCACCGTGGTTTGCGTCGCGGCGCGAAGCGATGTGGGCGCTGCGCGCGCTCGACGAGCGCGAGGCACGCGGTGCGCTCGGCAAGCTCATGGACGTCGAGGAACCGCAGGTCGCTTTTGCCGCACTCGACTCGAAGCAGAGCGCAGCCTTCGATCTGTGGTCGACCGGCGTCACGCCCAAGGGCCAAGCCGTCGAACACTTTCGCGCGCAGCTCGAGCGGCTGCGCGTCATCCCGGCGGCACGCCTTTCGGAGATGCCGCGCAATCTGCTATGCCGCGTCGGCGGCCTCGTCATTACGCGCCAACGCCCTGGAACGGCGAAGGGATTCGTTTTTCTCACGCTCGAGGACGAGACTGGGCTGGTCAACGTCATCGTGCGCCCCGACGTGTACGAGCGCTATCGTCGCGAAATTCACACCTCACCCATGCTCGTCGTCGAAGGGAAACTTCAGAGGGAGGGCGGCTGCATCGACCTGCTTGCGCGCACGGTCCGCAGCTTCGACAGCGAGGGCGTCGTCGACGGCGTGCAGGCCCATGACTTCAGGTAG
- the moaA gene encoding GTP 3',8-cyclase MoaA, with protein MLQLADAFARPIEYLRISVTDKCNLRCVYCMPEGGLPWLRRDEILSYEEIAQIVEAAASVGVRSIRLTGGEPLLRRYLERLVAMLARIPGIDDLALSTNGLLLEEQLDGLAAAGLRRVNVSLDTLRPDRFESIARRPGLDRVLASIEAAIARGLEPVKINCVVMRGRNDDEVADFAELSRRLPVAVRFIEAMPVLEYAQAQREEYVCADEILAHIRRIADLEPVDGPRGNGPARYFAFPGAPGTIGVITPLSHDYCDRCNRIRLTADGRLRLCLFGNHHVDLRTQLRAGATRDELAATLARSMAIKPERHHLRLGEPASRMRALSEIGG; from the coding sequence ATGCTGCAGCTAGCCGACGCGTTTGCGCGGCCGATCGAGTACTTGCGAATCTCCGTCACGGACAAGTGCAATCTGCGCTGCGTCTACTGCATGCCCGAAGGCGGGCTTCCGTGGCTGCGGCGCGACGAAATTCTCTCGTACGAGGAGATCGCGCAGATCGTCGAAGCCGCCGCCTCGGTGGGCGTTCGCAGCATCCGGTTGACCGGCGGAGAGCCGCTCCTGCGCCGTTATCTGGAGCGCCTCGTCGCGATGCTCGCACGCATTCCGGGCATCGACGATCTCGCGCTCTCTACCAACGGCTTGCTGCTTGAAGAGCAACTCGACGGTCTCGCCGCTGCCGGCCTGCGACGGGTCAACGTCTCGCTCGATACCCTTCGTCCGGACCGTTTCGAAAGCATCGCGCGGCGCCCCGGTCTCGACCGGGTTCTTGCGTCGATCGAGGCGGCAATCGCGCGGGGCCTCGAGCCCGTGAAAATCAACTGCGTCGTAATGCGCGGCCGCAACGACGACGAGGTAGCGGATTTCGCCGAGCTCTCGCGCCGGCTGCCCGTTGCCGTACGATTCATCGAGGCGATGCCCGTGCTGGAGTACGCGCAAGCGCAACGCGAGGAGTACGTCTGCGCCGACGAGATCCTCGCGCACATACGACGAATCGCCGATCTGGAGCCGGTCGACGGCCCTCGGGGTAACGGTCCCGCGCGTTACTTCGCATTTCCCGGCGCGCCGGGGACGATCGGCGTCATCACGCCGCTCTCGCACGACTATTGCGATCGCTGCAACCGTATTCGCTTGACCGCGGACGGCCGTCTACGGCTCTGTCTCTTCGGAAATCACCACGTCGATCTTCGCACGCAGCTACGCGCCGGTGCGACGCGCGACGAGCTCGCTGCCACGCTCGCGCGCTCGATGGCGATCAAACCCGAGCGCCACCATCTACGCCTCGGCGAGCCGGCGTCGCGAATGCGCGCGCTCTCCGAAATCGGAGGTTAG